The Minwuia thermotolerans genomic interval GGGGTCGGCGGTTCTGCTGGGAGCCGGGCTGGTCCTGCTGCTTGTCCGCGAACGCCGCGCGCGGCGCCGGCGGGAGGAGGGCGCATGAGCAGGCAGGCGCCCTCCTACATCGCCGATGCGCCGGGCGAGCTGCTGCTCTGGCCGGAGCAGGCCTCCTCGGTGGCGCGGGAACTGGACTACCTGTTCTATTCCCTGGTCGGGGCCTCGGTCCTGGCCGTGGTCCTGATCGGCGGGACGATGTTCTGCTTTACCATCTACTACCGGGCCGGATCGGGCCGCGGCCGCGGTTCCGGCTTCATCGAACGCCATTCGCGCCGGATCGAGATAGGTTCGGTCGTGGCGACGCTGATCATCTTCCTGTCCATATTTGCCTGGGCGGGTTCCCTCTACTTCCGGGAGTTCTCCGGTGCGCCGGGGGCGATGACAGTCAACGTCGTCGCCAAGCAGTGGATGTGGAAGCTCCATCATCCGAACGGCGTACGGGAGATCAACGAGCTTCACGTGCCGGTCGGGCGGAAGATCGAACTGCGCATGACCTCGCAGGACGTCATCCACAGCTTTTACGTGCCCGCCTTCCGGCTGAAGCGGGATGTGCTGCCCCACCGCTATGTCAGCATGTGGTTCGAGGCGACAGAGCCTGGCGTCTATTCACTGTTCTGCGCCGAGTATTGCGGCGCCGATCATTCGCGAATGCGCGGAAAGGTCGTCGCAATGCGCCCCGGCGACTTCCAGCAGTGGCTGGCGGAAAGGGAAGCCCCCCTGTCACCCGCGGAGGCCGGTGAAGCGCTGTTCGCCGCGCTCGGCTGCTCGGGGTGCCACAGTCCGCGGTCCGATGTCCGCGCTCCGTCCCTTGCGGGCCTGCACGGTCAGCCGGTCCCGCTCGCCGGCGGGAGCACGGTGATTGCCGACGACGCCTATCTTCGGGATTCCATTCTGCTGCCGCGCAAGTATGTCGTGGCCGGTTATCAGCCGATCATGCCGAGCTACGAGGGGCAGGTGAGCGAAGCCGAGATCCTCGAACTGATCGCTTATATCCGCTCCCTCGATACGGTCGTGGAGAGCGGCCGATGAGCGCCCGGGGCGAAGATGTGCGCGCCGACACCGGCAGCTATCTCGCCGGCGACCGGTCGATCCGCGCCTGGCTGACGACCACGGACCACAAGCGGATCGCCTGGCTCTACCTCGTCTCCATCACCGCTTTCTTCTTCGTCGGCGCGGCGGCGGCGCTGGCCATCCGGCTCGAATTGCTGACCCCCAATCCGCTGTTCTTCGATTCGGAGGCCTACAACCGCCTGTTCTCGCTGCACGGCATCGTCATGGTCTGGTTCTTCCTGATCCCGTCAATTCCGGCGACGCTGGGCAACTTCCTGCTGCCGATCATGATCGGCGCAAAGGACCTGGCCTTCCCGCGGCTCAACCTGCTGTCCTGGTACATCTACGCCCTGGGCGGGCTGTTCACGGTGCTGACCGTGATCGTCGGCGGTGTCGACACGGGTTGGACCTTCTATACGCCCTACAGCAGCATGTTCGCGCATTCTGCGGTGGTGTTGGCCGCGACCGGGGTCTTCGTCGTCGGTTTCTCCTCGATCCTGACCGGCATCAACTTCATCGTCACCACCCACACCATGCGGGCGCCGGGGCTGAGCTGGTTCCGGCTGCCGCTGTTCGTCTGGGCGAACTACGCCACCGGCCTGATCATGGTGCTGGCGACACCGGTACTCTCGATCACCCTTGTCCTGATCCTGCTGGAACGCACCCTGGGGATCGGCGTCTTCGATCCGGCGCTGGGCGGCGATCCGCTGCTGTTCCAGCACCTGTTCTGGTTCTACTCCCACCCGGCGGTCTACATCATGATCCTGCCGGGCATGGGGGTGGTGAGCGAGATCATCGCCTGCTTCGCGCGCAAGCCGGTCTTCGGTTATCGAGCGATGGCCTACGCAATCCTGGCGATCGCGCTGATCGGCTTCCTGGTCTGGGGACACCACATGTTCATCGCCGGGCAGTCGATGTACGCCAGCCTGGTGTTCTCCTTCTTCAGCTACCTCGTCGCCGTGCCCTCGGCCGTCAAGGTGTTCAACTGGACCGCCACCCTGCACCGCGGCCGCATCAGCCTGACCGCGCCGATGATCTACGCCATGAACTTCGTCGGCTTCTTTCTGGTCGGCGGGCTGACCGGACTGTTCCTGGCAGCCCTGGCGGTGGACGTGCATCTGACCGACACCTATTTCGTGACGGCCCATTTCCACTTCATCATGGTCGGCGGCATGGTCACGGCCTATCTGGGCGGGATACATTTCTGGTGGCCGAAGATGACCGGCCGGCTCTATCCGGAGATCTGGGCCCGCGTCGCGGCCGTGACGCTGTTCGTCGGCTTCAGCGCGACGTTCCTGCCCCAGTTCCTGCTGGGCTTCGCCGGCATGCCGCGCCGCTATCACACCTATCCCGACCAGTATCAGTTGCTGCACGACATCTCGTCGGTCGGCGCCATCGTCCTGGGGGCGGGCTATCTGATGCCGGGGGGCGGGCTATCTGATGCCGGCGGTCTACCTGCTCTGGTCGCTGATCTGGGGCCGCCGCGCAGGATCGAATCCCTGGGAGGCGATCGGCCTCGAGTGGTCGATCCCGTCGCCCCCCGGCAAGCACAATTTCGAGGAGCCGCCGCGTATCGGCGGACCGCCCTATGCCTATCGACGGTGAGCGCGCCAGCAACGAGCCCGGGGCGGCCCATTTCGAGGACGCGGGGCAGGAGCGTCAGGCACATCTGGCGGGCATGTGGCTCTTCCTGGCGACGGAGCTGCTGTTGTTCGGGGGGCTCTTCTGCGCGTACGCCGTCTACCGGGTCAGCTACGGCCCGGCTTTCGCCGCCGCCGCCGGCGAGCTTGATCTCAAGCTGGGTGCCATCAATACCGCCATCCTGATCACCAGCGGTCTGGCCATGGCGCTGACAGAACCGGCGATGGCGGCGGGCCGGCGCAGGGCGGCGCTGACCCTGCTGGCGACGACGGGTGCGCTGGCGCTCGTATTCCTTTCCATCAAGGGCCTGGAATATCACCATGAAATCGGCAAGGGTCTCGCGCCGCTGCCGGGGCTGGCGTTCCGCTATGACGGGCCACGGCCGGAGCAGGCGGAGATGTTCTTCAACTTCTACTTCGCCATGACCGGCCTGCACGCCCTGCACATGGCGATCGGCGTCGGGCTGATCGGCTGGATGGCGGCGCGGATCGCACGCTGGCGGAGGCCGGCGAAGCTGGAGCGCCGGCTGCGGATCGTCGGCCTCTACTGGGCCTTCGTCGATGCGGTCTGGCTGCTGCTCTTTCCCACGCTCTACCTTTTGCGGGGAGGTTGAACGATGCGGGATGTGGCGCGCGGCGTTCTCGCCTGGATCGTGTTGCTGGGTCTGCTCGGCCTGTCGCTGGCGCTGACGGATCTCGACCTCACGCCCTGGCGGGTCGCGGGTCATCTGGGCGTCGCCGCGCTGCAGGCCGCGCTGATATTCGCCGTCTTCATGCGGCTGAGGGAGGCCGGCGGGCTGGTGCGCGTGATGGCGCTCGGCGGGCTGGTCTGGCTTGCCGTGCTCTTCGGCCTGACGTTGCTGGACTATGCCTTCCGCGCGCCCTCCGGCGTTTCGTGAGGCCGGCCCGGACGATCCGCCGCATGGGGTCCGGCGCCGCGGCCCTCAAATGGCATGTCATGCCGCCCGTCGTTGTGTGCAGGAGGCCGCATGAACCGTGACGTTCTGAAACGCTACAGCCTGTTCATCGCCGGCCTGGTTTTTACCGCCCTGTTTGCGGTGCTGGGCTGGCTCGTAAGTCCGTGGTTCCTGACCGGGCTGGTCGTCGCTGCGCCACTCGCTGCGCTGGGCGTGCGCGACTGGCGACAGACGCGCTGGACGCTGACACGGAACTATCCCGTTGCGGCGCGCATCCGCTGGCTGGCGTTGAGCCTCCGGCCCTATCTCAGGGCCTACATCGTCGAAGGAGACCGGGAAGGGAAACCCTTCGACATGCGCGCGCGAAACCTGATCCACGCCCGGGCGCGCGGCTTCAACGACACCATTCCCTTCGGGACCGAACTGGACACGGCCTCGGGGGAATATGAATGGCTCGGTCATTCCATGGAGCCGGCAAACGACCCCGACCGGAACCCTCGCATCGATATAGGTGGTCCACAATGTGGGCGCCCCTACAACGCCTCCGTCTTCAACATCTCGGCGATGAGCTTCGGTTCCCTTTCGGGGAACGCCATCGAGGCGCTGAACCTGGGCGCGGCGAAGGGCGGCTTCTATCACGACACCGGGGAAGGCGGCATAAGCCCCTATCACCTCAGGCACGGCGGCGACCTGGTCTGGGAGCTGGGCACAGGCTATTTCGGCTGCCATGACGGCGAAGGGAATTTCGACCCGGGAGCGTTCGCCGAGAAGGCGCGGATGGACCAGGTGAGGATGGTCGAGATCAAGCTCAGCCAGGGCGCCAAGCCCGGCCATGGCGGCATGTTGCCCGGGGCCAAGGTCACCGAGGAGATCGCGGAGACGCGCAGCGTGCCGGTTGGTGAAACGGTGATCTCGCCAAACAGCCACCCGGCCTTCTCGACCCCGGTGGAACTGCTGGAGTTCGCGGCCCGCCTGCGTGAGCTCTCCGGCGGCAAGCCCGTTGGCGTCAAGCTCTGCGTCGGCCAGATCCACGAAGTTCTGGCGGTGATGAAGGCGATGCTGAAGACCGGCATCCTGCTGGATTTCATCGTCGTCGACGGTGGCGAGGGCGGTACCGGCGCCGCACCCAAGGAGCTTTCGGACCGGGTGGGCATGCCGCTCACCGACGGGCTGGTGACCGTGCGCAACGCACTGGTCGGCACGGGCCTGCGCGACGAAGTCAGCCTCGCCGCCAGCGGCAAGGTGTTTTCCGGCGCGGGGCTGGCGCGCAACTTCACCATCGGCGCGGACTGGTGCAATGCCGCCCGCGCCTTCATGTTCTCCATCGGCTGCATCCAGGCGCAACGCTGCCATCTGGATACCTGTCCGACGGGCGTCACGACGCAGGACAAGGGCCGTCAGCGCGGCCTCGTCGTCGATGTCCAGGGTCCGCGAGCGGCGCGGTTCCACGCCAAGACCGTGGAGGCGTTGACCGAGATCCTGGGCGCCGCCGGCCTGACCCATCCGCGCGAACTGAAGCCGCATCACCTGGTCCACCGCATCGGCGAGAGCGACGCCGCCTCGATCGATCAGGTCCACGACTTCCTGGCGCTGAATGCGCTGCTCGACGCGCCGGAGGAGACGATCTACGCCGACTGGTGGGAGGCCGCCTCGGCGGACAGCTTCAGGGCGCAGATTCCGCTGGATCCGCAGGGTTCCCGCGCGCCGATGAAGGCGGCCGCCGACTGACTGCTATTCCGCGGCCTCGGCCAGCAGCCAGTTGCGGAAGGCGCTGATCCGCGGCTGGTCGGACTTCTCTGGCGTGGTGACGAACCAGTACGACATGGTCAGTGGCTGCTCGGTCTCGAACAGCGGCACCAGCCGCCCGTCGGCGATGTCCTGGGCCGCGATGGAACGGCGCGCCAGCACGATGCCGACACCATCGATCGCCGCCTGCAGGGCGTGGTCGGCGAAGGAGAAATGCGGTCCCCGGCGCCAGTCCACGATCTCGTCCACGCCGGCAGCGGTCAGCCAGGCTTGCCAGTCCGGCGTCATCGGGTCGAAGCGCAGCGAATCGTCATGCACCAGCGGCAGGCGCGCCAGGTCCGCGGGTGTCCTGATCGGTCCTTCCTGCTCCAGCAAAGCCGGGCTCGCCGCAGGCAGGATGGTGTCGTCCAGAATCTTCCAGACCTTCTGGCCCGGATAGATGCCGCGGCCGAAGCGGATGGAACAGTCGATGTGATCGCGGCGGAAATCCGCCATCTCCACGCTCGCCGAGATTCTGACGTCGTAGTCGGGATAGGCGCGGTTGAAACGGTCGAGGCGCGGGATCAGCCACTTCACGGCAAAGGACGGCACCGTCGAGACGGCGATGACATTGGTGTCGTCCGGCCCTTCGATCGCCGAAAGCGCCTCCACCATCTGGTCGAAGGCGGCCGACAGGCCGGGCAGCAGCCGCCGGCCCCGGTCGGTCAGTTCGACGGAGCGGTTCAGGCGCGCGAACAGCTCCACGCCCAGATGGTCTTCCAGGGTGCGGACCTGGTGACCGACGGCGGCGGGCGTCACCGCCAGCTCTTCCGCCGCGGCCTTGAAACTTTCGTGGCGGGCTGCGGCCTCGAAGGCGCGCAGCGCGTTGAGCGGCGGCAGGCGTCTCTTCATCGGTCCCTGATATACTATTGGTATGTCGAGCGTGGAGAATATGTCGTTTGCTGCGCTGCGGTAAAGCACCATTTCACCGTTCAACGGAGATCAGATCGATTTCCACCCGGGCAAAAAAGCCTTTGCCGAACGAAGGAGTTGAACGATGACTGTCCAGAGCTACGACATCCGCCATGGTGACGCCGGCTTCTTCGCCCGTCTGGGCGAGCGCGTCGCTGCTGTCGTCGAACGCATCGGCGATTTCTATGCCGAGGAAGGCCGCCTCCGCCAGCTCATGGCGCTGGACGACCGCACCCTGAAGGACATCGGCCTCAGCCGTGCTGAACTCACTTCCGTCGCCCGCCACCCGCTCGACAAGACGCGGACCCGCTGACGCCTGCTACTCGGCGGCGATCGTCTCGCCGCCGAGCCAGCCGGCCAGGGCAGCCAGTGCCCGGTCGGAATAGGCCTTGCGCTTCCGCCGTTGCTTGTCGCGGCCCCGGAAACGCTCGCCGAGTTCCGGGAAGAGGCCGAAATTCACGTTCATCGGCTGGAAGGTCCGCGCGTCGGCGCCGCCGGTGATGTGGCTGTGCAGGGCTCCCATGGCCGTCTCCGCAGGTGGCGGGTCGATCAATTCGCCCCGGGCCTCGGCGGCGGCCAGCCGTCCGGCCAGCAGGCCGATCGCGGCGCTTTCCACATAGCCCTCGACGCCGGTGATCTGGCCGGCGAAGCGCAGGCGCGGTTCGGCCTTCAGGCGCAGTTGCGGGTCCAGCAGGCGCGGGCTGTTGATGAAGGTGTTGCGGTGCAGACCGCCGAAGCGCGCGAACTGCGCGTTTTCCAGCCCCGGGATCATCCGGAAGACCCGGCCCTGCTCGCCGTATTTCAGCTTCGTCTGGAAGCCGACGATGTTGTAGAGCGTGCCCAGCGCGTTGTCCTGGCGCAGCTGGACGACCGCGTGAGGCGACTCGCCGGTGCGCGGGTCCGTCAGCCCGACCGGCTTCATCGGGCCGAAGCGCAGCGTCTCCCGCCCGCGTGCCGCCATGACCTCGATCGGCAGGCAGCCCTCGAAATAGGGCGTCGATTTCTCCCAGTCGCGGAATTCGGTCTTGTCTCCCTCCAATATCGCATCGAGGAAGGCGTTGTACTGTTCTTCGTTCAGTGGACAGTTGACGTAGTCGGCGGTGCCGCCCCCCGGACCGGGCTTGTCGTAGCGCGACTGGAGCCAGACGATGTCGAAGTCGATGGACTCGCGGGTCACGATGGGCGCGATGGCGTCGAAGAAGGCCAGCGCGCCCTCGTCGGTGAGCGAAAGGATCGCCTCGCTGAGCGCCGGCGAGGTCAGCGGCCCGGTCGCGATGATGACGCTGCGCCATTCGGCCGGCGGCAGGCCGGGCACTTCGCCGCGCTCTATCGTCACCAGCGGCTCCGCCTCGATGGCCGCCTGCACGGCGCCGGAGAAACCGTCGCGGTCGACCGCCAGCGCGCCGCCCGCGGGCAGCTTGTGACGGTCCGCGGCAGTCATGATCAGGGAATTGGCGCGCCGCATCTCCTCGTGCAGCAGTCCGACGGCGTTCTGTTCGGCGTCGTCGGAGCGGAAGGAATTGGAGCACACGAGCTCGGCCAGGCCATCGGTCTGGTGGGCGTCGGTTCGGCGCTCCGGGCGCATCTCGTGCAGCACGACGGGCCAGCCGGCGCGCGCGATCTGCCAGGCCGCCTCGGAGCCGGCCAGGCCACCGCCGACGACGTGGATGGGGTCACGATCTGTCATGCGACCCGAAATAGTGCGAAGCCGCCCGCCGCACAAGCGAATGACAGGGCCGCCGCGCGCGCTATAACGCTGAGACGCAAGAGGGGAGGGGCCGCATGGGCGCCGTCATCGAGATCGT includes:
- the coxB gene encoding cytochrome c oxidase subunit II, with amino-acid sequence MSRQAPSYIADAPGELLLWPEQASSVARELDYLFYSLVGASVLAVVLIGGTMFCFTIYYRAGSGRGRGSGFIERHSRRIEIGSVVATLIIFLSIFAWAGSLYFREFSGAPGAMTVNVVAKQWMWKLHHPNGVREINELHVPVGRKIELRMTSQDVIHSFYVPAFRLKRDVLPHRYVSMWFEATEPGVYSLFCAEYCGADHSRMRGKVVAMRPGDFQQWLAEREAPLSPAEAGEALFAALGCSGCHSPRSDVRAPSLAGLHGQPVPLAGGSTVIADDAYLRDSILLPRKYVVAGYQPIMPSYEGQVSEAEILELIAYIRSLDTVVESGR
- a CDS encoding cytochrome c oxidase subunit 3 — encoded protein: MFGGLFCAYAVYRVSYGPAFAAAAGELDLKLGAINTAILITSGLAMALTEPAMAAGRRRAALTLLATTGALALVFLSIKGLEYHHEIGKGLAPLPGLAFRYDGPRPEQAEMFFNFYFAMTGLHALHMAIGVGLIGWMAARIARWRRPAKLERRLRIVGLYWAFVDAVWLLLFPTLYLLRGG
- a CDS encoding cytochrome C oxidase subunit IV family protein — encoded protein: MRDVARGVLAWIVLLGLLGLSLALTDLDLTPWRVAGHLGVAALQAALIFAVFMRLREAGGLVRVMALGGLVWLAVLFGLTLLDYAFRAPSGVS
- a CDS encoding FMN-binding glutamate synthase family protein — translated: MNRDVLKRYSLFIAGLVFTALFAVLGWLVSPWFLTGLVVAAPLAALGVRDWRQTRWTLTRNYPVAARIRWLALSLRPYLRAYIVEGDREGKPFDMRARNLIHARARGFNDTIPFGTELDTASGEYEWLGHSMEPANDPDRNPRIDIGGPQCGRPYNASVFNISAMSFGSLSGNAIEALNLGAAKGGFYHDTGEGGISPYHLRHGGDLVWELGTGYFGCHDGEGNFDPGAFAEKARMDQVRMVEIKLSQGAKPGHGGMLPGAKVTEEIAETRSVPVGETVISPNSHPAFSTPVELLEFAARLRELSGGKPVGVKLCVGQIHEVLAVMKAMLKTGILLDFIVVDGGEGGTGAAPKELSDRVGMPLTDGLVTVRNALVGTGLRDEVSLAASGKVFSGAGLARNFTIGADWCNAARAFMFSIGCIQAQRCHLDTCPTGVTTQDKGRQRGLVVDVQGPRAARFHAKTVEALTEILGAAGLTHPRELKPHHLVHRIGESDAASIDQVHDFLALNALLDAPEETIYADWWEAASADSFRAQIPLDPQGSRAPMKAAAD
- a CDS encoding transcriptional regulator GcvA, translated to MKRRLPPLNALRAFEAAARHESFKAAAEELAVTPAAVGHQVRTLEDHLGVELFARLNRSVELTDRGRRLLPGLSAAFDQMVEALSAIEGPDDTNVIAVSTVPSFAVKWLIPRLDRFNRAYPDYDVRISASVEMADFRRDHIDCSIRFGRGIYPGQKVWKILDDTILPAASPALLEQEGPIRTPADLARLPLVHDDSLRFDPMTPDWQAWLTAAGVDEIVDWRRGPHFSFADHALQAAIDGVGIVLARRSIAAQDIADGRLVPLFETEQPLTMSYWFVTTPEKSDQPRISAFRNWLLAEAAE
- a CDS encoding DUF1127 domain-containing protein; the protein is MTVQSYDIRHGDAGFFARLGERVAAVVERIGDFYAEEGRLRQLMALDDRTLKDIGLSRAELTSVARHPLDKTRTR
- the trmFO gene encoding methylenetetrahydrofolate--tRNA-(uracil(54)-C(5))-methyltransferase (FADH(2)-oxidizing) TrmFO, whose amino-acid sequence is MTDRDPIHVVGGGLAGSEAAWQIARAGWPVVLHEMRPERRTDAHQTDGLAELVCSNSFRSDDAEQNAVGLLHEEMRRANSLIMTAADRHKLPAGGALAVDRDGFSGAVQAAIEAEPLVTIERGEVPGLPPAEWRSVIIATGPLTSPALSEAILSLTDEGALAFFDAIAPIVTRESIDFDIVWLQSRYDKPGPGGGTADYVNCPLNEEQYNAFLDAILEGDKTEFRDWEKSTPYFEGCLPIEVMAARGRETLRFGPMKPVGLTDPRTGESPHAVVQLRQDNALGTLYNIVGFQTKLKYGEQGRVFRMIPGLENAQFARFGGLHRNTFINSPRLLDPQLRLKAEPRLRFAGQITGVEGYVESAAIGLLAGRLAAAEARGELIDPPPAETAMGALHSHITGGADARTFQPMNVNFGLFPELGERFRGRDKQRRKRKAYSDRALAALAGWLGGETIAAE